The following coding sequences are from one Parabacteroides pacaensis window:
- a CDS encoding Card1-like endonuclease domain-containing protein, with protein MKHQIILLGKEITSVYHGIKEFGPDHIHLLYTEQTRNVADPIYPLLPVSIQHTCYQTEPYNGKQVIEVCREIHRKYKDDFFAYNLSEGTKVMAFAAFTVAQEFNAIAFYLTQLGKVVRLDTFEKFPMYSILENEEILALNGNILSEYHDAKNLQEQDITASYKIKQFIETYPQEHARLQKFYGIFCNRQLNRLPASKLFANQLRFKQKEGSMLLTIHEKVLLRLSLPNACRLYFEGRWWETLIANQVRLWSHSKDNTPEVWQSVIFRTDDARAQTKNEVDVLLNNQLKLIFIECKSGQVTQNDIYKIDAVRETYGGDISQAVLASYYPVDNYLLEKCVDLQINVFAPAYFAERISYLYELPEWLDKMAKNLQI; from the coding sequence ATGAAACATCAAATTATACTCTTGGGGAAGGAAATTACTTCGGTTTACCACGGCATCAAAGAATTCGGGCCCGACCATATCCATTTACTCTATACGGAGCAAACGCGTAATGTGGCCGATCCTATCTACCCTTTATTACCTGTTTCTATCCAGCATACTTGCTATCAGACGGAACCGTACAACGGAAAGCAGGTGATAGAAGTATGCAGGGAAATCCACCGTAAGTATAAAGATGACTTTTTTGCTTATAATTTATCCGAAGGTACTAAAGTGATGGCTTTTGCCGCATTTACCGTAGCCCAGGAATTTAATGCCATTGCTTTTTATCTTACTCAGCTAGGCAAAGTGGTTCGCTTGGATACTTTTGAGAAATTCCCGATGTACAGTATTTTGGAAAATGAAGAAATTCTTGCTCTCAACGGGAATATATTGTCTGAATATCATGATGCTAAAAATTTACAGGAACAAGATATAACGGCATCTTACAAAATAAAGCAATTCATAGAAACTTATCCCCAGGAGCATGCCCGGTTACAAAAATTCTATGGTATCTTTTGTAACCGGCAACTTAACAGGCTGCCGGCTTCCAAGTTGTTTGCCAATCAACTACGTTTTAAACAGAAAGAAGGAAGCATGCTTCTTACCATTCATGAGAAGGTGTTATTGCGACTTTCTTTACCGAATGCCTGCCGTTTATATTTTGAAGGTCGGTGGTGGGAAACGCTGATTGCAAACCAGGTACGTTTATGGAGTCATTCCAAAGATAATACTCCGGAAGTTTGGCAAAGTGTTATTTTCCGCACGGACGATGCGAGAGCGCAGACAAAAAATGAAGTGGATGTATTATTGAATAATCAATTAAAACTCATTTTTATCGAGTGTAAGTCCGGACAAGTTACTCAAAACGATATTTATAAGATCGATGCCGTACGGGAAACGTACGGCGGGGACATATCCCAAGCTGTTTTAGCGAGTTACTATCCTGTAGATAATTATCTTCTGGAAAAATGTGTAGACTTACAAATCAATGTCTTTGCTCCGGCTTACTTTGCCGAACGGATCAGTTATCTCTATGAATTGCCCGAATGGTTGGATAAAATGGCGAAGAATTTGCAAATTTAG
- a CDS encoding YitT family protein: MNSTLLVSTRQKALREIKDYLTIALGMILYGIGWTVFLLPNDITTGGVPGIASIIYFATKFPVQYSYFIINFFLLLLSLKILGWKFSIKTIFAVFVLTFFLSVIQKITGNLSLLRDQPFMACILGASFCGSGIGIAFSANGSTGGTDIIAAIINKYRDVSLGRVILICDMIIISSSYFVLHDLEKVVYGFVTLYVSSFMVDQIVNSARQSVQFFIISKKYEEIGRHINKDLHRGVTIMEGTGLYTGDGVKMMFVLAKKRESNTIFRLIKDIDPNAFVSQSAVIGVYGEGFDHIKVK; the protein is encoded by the coding sequence ATGAACTCGACTTTATTAGTATCCACAAGGCAAAAGGCCCTTAGAGAAATAAAAGATTATTTGACTATTGCACTTGGGATGATTTTGTATGGTATCGGATGGACCGTATTTTTATTGCCGAACGACATCACTACGGGTGGAGTGCCGGGTATTGCTTCTATTATTTATTTTGCTACTAAGTTTCCTGTCCAATATAGTTATTTTATTATCAATTTCTTTTTATTATTACTGTCATTGAAAATATTAGGTTGGAAGTTTAGTATAAAAACCATTTTTGCTGTTTTTGTATTGACGTTCTTTTTGTCAGTGATCCAGAAAATTACTGGAAATTTGTCTCTTCTTCGCGACCAGCCTTTTATGGCATGTATTTTAGGTGCTTCTTTTTGTGGAAGCGGAATCGGCATTGCCTTTTCCGCAAATGGCAGTACGGGAGGAACAGATATTATAGCCGCTATTATAAATAAATACCGGGATGTTTCGTTGGGAAGAGTTATATTGATTTGCGACATGATTATTATCTCTTCCAGTTATTTTGTACTGCATGACCTGGAAAAGGTAGTATATGGCTTTGTCACCTTGTATGTTTCCAGTTTTATGGTAGACCAGATTGTAAACAGTGCACGCCAGTCTGTCCAGTTTTTTATCATTTCCAAGAAGTATGAAGAGATCGGCCGGCACATAAACAAAGATTTGCACCGGGGAGTAACGATCATGGAAGGGACCGGATTGTATACCGGCGATGGAGTAAAGATGATGTTCGTGCTTGCTAAAAAGAGAGAATCGAATACGATATTCCGTTTGATAAAAGATATAGATCCGAATGCATTTGTTTCACAAAGTGCCGTAATCGGAGTATATGGAGAAGGATTCGATCATATTAAGGTAAAATAA
- a CDS encoding metallophosphoesterase family protein, producing MKSIYYFIALFLFTACDVFDYHPYDLDIPKESKQVNQKNINKIDRLNTGGDTIKFVFMGDTQRFYDETEDFVKEINARNDIDFVIHGGDVSDFGMKKEFLWLEERMRKLKVPYVTLIGNHDILGSGKEIFQAVYGDLDFSFVFGRTKFICLNTNALEFDYVTPVPNFDFIVKEIADTVSSYANTVVVMHVPPKDIEFNNNVLVPFQEYIKRSRNLLFCLHAHNHSLSVRNLFEDGILYYGCENIGKRSYMVFTITGNTYTYEVVRF from the coding sequence ATGAAAAGCATCTATTATTTTATAGCATTATTTCTGTTTACAGCTTGTGATGTTTTTGATTATCATCCTTATGATTTGGATATTCCGAAAGAAAGCAAGCAAGTAAATCAAAAGAATATCAACAAGATTGACCGGTTAAATACAGGTGGTGATACCATTAAATTTGTTTTTATGGGTGATACCCAACGCTTTTATGATGAAACAGAAGATTTTGTAAAGGAAATAAATGCCCGGAATGATATTGATTTTGTAATTCATGGAGGTGATGTTTCTGATTTCGGGATGAAGAAAGAATTCCTTTGGCTGGAAGAACGGATGCGAAAACTGAAAGTCCCTTATGTAACGCTTATAGGAAATCATGACATTTTAGGGTCCGGAAAAGAAATATTTCAAGCGGTATACGGAGATTTGGATTTTTCTTTTGTCTTCGGACGAACTAAATTTATTTGTTTAAATACGAATGCTCTGGAGTTTGATTATGTAACCCCTGTCCCTAATTTCGATTTTATTGTAAAAGAAATAGCCGATACCGTTTCTTCCTATGCTAACACCGTAGTGGTAATGCATGTCCCTCCGAAAGATATAGAGTTTAATAATAACGTGTTAGTGCCTTTCCAGGAATACATTAAACGTTCGCGCAATTTGTTATTCTGCTTGCATGCACACAATCATAGCTTATCGGTAAGAAATCTCTTTGAGGATGGTATCTTATATTACGGATGCGAAAATATAGGAAAACGTAGCTATATGGTTTTTACTATTACTGGAAATACATACACCTATGAGGTAGTTCGTTTTTAA
- a CDS encoding hydrogen peroxide-inducible genes activator, translated as MNLQQLEYILAVDTYRHFAKAAEHCRVTQPTLSMMIQRLEEELGAKLFDRSIQPVQPTLLGEQVLKQARIILQQTALIKDIVSEQEGSLKGTFKLSILPTIAPYLLPRFFQQMSDKYPELQIQIMEMKTRPSLSALTEGTLDAAIIASEPDNTKLTGEILFYEQFFGYVSKNESIFHKELIRTSDINDERLWLLDEGHCFRDQLVKFCKMEKVKIRQASYHLGSMETFMRMVESGNGITFIPELAVLQLSDEQKKLVRPFAIPKPTRQITLVTRKDFIRHAVRDILVKSIKQSVPKEMHTLQSTQKLM; from the coding sequence ATGAATCTGCAACAACTAGAATACATTTTAGCAGTAGACACTTACCGCCACTTTGCCAAAGCAGCCGAACACTGCCGGGTTACACAGCCTACGCTGAGCATGATGATCCAACGTTTGGAAGAAGAATTAGGAGCGAAGCTATTCGACCGAAGCATTCAACCCGTGCAACCTACCTTATTAGGTGAACAAGTATTAAAACAAGCCCGTATCATCCTTCAGCAAACAGCACTTATCAAAGATATCGTAAGCGAACAAGAAGGATCGCTGAAAGGTACTTTCAAGTTATCCATCCTTCCTACTATCGCTCCTTATCTCTTGCCCCGTTTCTTCCAGCAAATGTCCGACAAATATCCGGAACTGCAAATTCAGATCATGGAAATGAAAACCCGGCCTTCCTTATCGGCTCTAACCGAGGGAACTTTGGATGCAGCGATCATTGCGTCCGAGCCGGATAATACGAAATTAACCGGTGAGATCTTATTTTATGAACAGTTTTTCGGATATGTGTCCAAAAATGAATCGATTTTCCATAAAGAATTAATCCGGACTTCCGATATCAACGATGAACGGCTTTGGCTTTTGGACGAAGGGCATTGTTTCCGGGACCAGTTAGTAAAATTTTGTAAGATGGAAAAGGTAAAAATACGTCAAGCTTCCTACCATCTAGGAAGCATGGAGACTTTTATGCGAATGGTGGAAAGCGGCAACGGTATTACTTTCATACCGGAACTAGCCGTGCTGCAACTGAGTGACGAACAAAAGAAACTGGTACGTCCTTTTGCGATTCCTAAACCGACAAGACAAATCACGTTAGTTACCCGGAAAGATTTTATCAGGCATGCTGTCCGTGATATTCTTGTCAAAAGTATCAAGCAGTCTGTACCCAAAGAAATGCATACGTTACAAAGTACCCAGAAACTCATGTAA
- a CDS encoding DMT family transporter: MKIAGLKGHMAMLGANIMWGFMSPVSKMVLVGSVVTPLILTDMRIIGATFLFWFASLFTKHEHVSHTDMMKLFFASLLGIVFNQGSFLFGVSLTSPIDASIVTTSTPILTMVIAAIYLKEPVTGKKVMGIFLGASGALLLILSGQQVSNGNGSNIWGDLLCLLAQLSFSLYIVLYKGLISRYSPVTLMKWMFTYSSICIIPFSYSHILATDWENLNYPVLGGIAFVVLGGTFISYLLVPIGQRILRPTVASMYNYIQPIIASIVTIWWGMDTFNILKIVAVILVFTGVFLVTRSRSRAQMEADKKMQQ, encoded by the coding sequence ATGAAAATAGCAGGATTAAAAGGGCACATGGCTATGTTGGGAGCGAATATAATGTGGGGATTCATGTCGCCCGTATCCAAAATGGTTTTAGTGGGAAGTGTAGTTACTCCGTTAATATTGACCGATATGCGGATTATAGGTGCAACTTTCCTATTTTGGTTCGCGTCTTTATTTACCAAGCATGAGCATGTAAGCCATACAGACATGATGAAGCTATTCTTTGCCTCTTTATTAGGAATTGTTTTCAATCAAGGTTCTTTCTTGTTTGGGGTAAGTCTTACTTCCCCTATCGATGCTTCCATCGTAACCACCAGTACCCCTATATTAACGATGGTTATCGCCGCTATTTATCTGAAAGAACCGGTAACGGGTAAAAAGGTAATGGGTATATTCCTGGGGGCTTCCGGGGCATTGCTGCTAATATTAAGCGGGCAACAAGTTTCTAATGGGAACGGGAGTAATATCTGGGGGGATTTGCTTTGCTTATTGGCACAATTAAGTTTTTCACTTTATATCGTCTTATACAAAGGGTTGATCAGCCGGTATTCGCCGGTAACTCTGATGAAGTGGATGTTTACTTATTCTTCTATCTGCATTATTCCGTTTTCTTATTCCCACATCCTTGCGACCGATTGGGAAAATTTGAATTATCCGGTATTAGGCGGTATCGCGTTTGTTGTTTTGGGCGGTACGTTTATCAGTTATTTGCTGGTTCCTATCGGACAAAGGATATTGCGTCCCACAGTAGCTAGCATGTATAATTATATCCAACCGATCATAGCAAGCATCGTTACCATTTGGTGGGGTATGGATACATTTAACATTCTAAAAATCGTAGCGGTCATCCTTGTGTTTACCGGGGTGTTTCTGGTAACCCGGAGCCGAAGCCGTGCACAGATGGAGGCTGATAAGAAAATGCAACAATAA
- a CDS encoding agmatine deiminase family protein gives MKLNTAITLPAEWYPQSAVQLTWPHEDTDWFPILEEVIPCFVAIAKEIVKREKLIIVCRDIETVKEQIGKTDYSRVIFRTIPSNDTWARDHGPISVLKRKKPYIYDFQFNGWGLKYAANFDNMITTGLYSELVFPAYVKYENCLDFILEGGSIESDGKGTLLTTEYCLCAPNRNEKLYFEEIENRLKRMFGLRRILWLSYGRLAGDDTDGHIDTLARFCNEETIAYVSCRDKMDEHYRELKLMEKELEDFRTLEGKPYRLVPLPMAEKVEWNGERLPATYANFLIINGAVLVPFYNSPRDEEAKEILQQVFPDREIIGINCLPLIKQHGSLHCVTMQYPEGFVL, from the coding sequence ATGAAACTGAACACAGCTATTACTTTACCAGCCGAATGGTATCCGCAAAGTGCAGTACAATTGACTTGGCCCCATGAGGATACAGATTGGTTCCCTATCTTAGAGGAAGTGATTCCCTGCTTTGTAGCCATTGCTAAAGAAATTGTGAAAAGGGAGAAATTAATTATTGTATGTCGGGATATCGAAACGGTGAAAGAACAAATAGGAAAAACCGACTATTCCCGGGTAATTTTTCGTACCATCCCGTCGAACGATACGTGGGCGAGGGATCATGGGCCTATTTCCGTATTAAAAAGAAAAAAGCCGTATATTTACGATTTCCAGTTTAATGGATGGGGATTAAAATATGCCGCCAATTTTGATAATATGATTACGACCGGGCTTTACTCCGAACTGGTTTTTCCTGCCTACGTGAAATATGAGAATTGTCTGGATTTTATTTTAGAAGGCGGAAGCATCGAATCGGACGGGAAAGGAACATTACTTACTACCGAATATTGTTTGTGTGCCCCTAACCGGAACGAGAAGCTTTACTTTGAAGAAATTGAAAACCGGTTGAAACGCATGTTCGGCCTTCGCCGGATTCTTTGGCTTTCCTACGGACGTTTGGCTGGCGACGATACCGATGGGCATATCGATACGTTGGCGCGTTTTTGTAATGAAGAGACAATTGCGTATGTGTCGTGCCGCGATAAAATGGATGAACATTACAGAGAGTTAAAACTCATGGAAAAAGAACTAGAGGATTTCCGCACGTTGGAAGGAAAGCCTTACCGCCTGGTTCCTCTGCCTATGGCTGAAAAGGTAGAATGGAACGGGGAACGTTTGCCGGCTACGTATGCTAACTTTCTTATTATTAACGGGGCAGTATTGGTTCCTTTTTATAATTCGCCGCGCGATGAAGAGGCAAAAGAGATATTGCAACAAGTGTTTCCGGACCGGGAGATCATCGGAATTAATTGTTTGCCGTTAATAAAACAACATGGTTCCTTACATTGTGTAACGATGCAATATCCGGAAGGATTCGTTCTATAA
- the recQ gene encoding DNA helicase RecQ, whose product MKELLLLLKKFFGYTSFRPLQAEIIQSILQKKDSLVLMPTGGGKSICFQLPAIYMPGTAIVISPLIALMKDQVEGLIENGIPAAALNSTQSEEERQQIKQLCIQGKIKLLYISPERLINEIDYLLCRIDISLIAIDEAHCISQWGHDFRPEYTQLAILKERFPHTPIIALTATADKITRNDIIKQLRLQNPELFISSFDRPNLSLTVLKGLDKKEKMKAIVQFIHARPNQSGIIYCLSRKSTEDLAEKLLALGIQAVAYHAGMSSSRREETQNKFINDQANVVCATIAFGMGIDKSNVRWVIHYNMPKCIEGYYQEIGRAGRDGLKSETLLFYNYADVIMLRKFADESGQAEINKEKLQRMQRYCESDICRRRVLLNYFNEESEHDCGNCDVCLHPPTRFDGTILVQKALSAIVRTNQQVGMQMLIDILRGSYRNDLLSKGYNLLKTYGVGKDLSYREWLEYLYQMLQLGYIEIDYTSFNVLKVTSLGNKVLYGKQKAMLAVIREQIVEEETIGSQPTRKRTKSKTIKPLVSDSLEDTLFDSLRQLRSRIAQKEKVRPYLIFSDKTLNEMVQKRPLTLSEFSEVSGVGEIKLEKYGKVFTELIRFVLKLPNS is encoded by the coding sequence ATGAAAGAATTGCTTTTATTATTAAAAAAGTTTTTCGGATATACTTCCTTCCGTCCTTTACAAGCGGAAATTATCCAGTCTATATTACAAAAAAAAGATTCGCTGGTGTTGATGCCTACCGGTGGAGGGAAATCTATTTGTTTTCAATTGCCCGCCATTTATATGCCGGGGACCGCTATTGTAATTTCGCCCCTTATCGCTCTTATGAAAGACCAAGTAGAAGGTCTTATTGAAAACGGCATTCCTGCAGCCGCTTTAAACAGTACCCAGTCCGAAGAAGAAAGACAACAAATTAAACAACTTTGCATCCAAGGCAAAATAAAGTTATTGTATATCTCGCCTGAACGTTTAATAAACGAAATCGATTATTTATTATGCCGTATCGATATTTCCCTTATTGCCATTGATGAGGCCCATTGCATTTCACAATGGGGACATGATTTCAGGCCGGAATATACCCAACTGGCTATTTTGAAAGAACGGTTCCCTCATACTCCTATTATTGCTTTAACCGCTACGGCCGATAAAATAACCCGGAATGACATCATAAAACAACTGAGGTTACAAAACCCGGAACTATTTATTTCTTCTTTCGACCGACCCAACCTCAGTCTTACTGTGTTGAAAGGGTTAGACAAGAAAGAAAAAATGAAAGCGATTGTGCAATTTATTCACGCTAGGCCGAATCAAAGCGGGATAATTTATTGTCTTTCACGGAAAAGTACCGAAGACTTGGCAGAAAAGCTATTAGCTTTAGGCATTCAAGCTGTCGCCTATCATGCCGGAATGTCTTCGTCCCGGCGGGAAGAAACACAAAATAAATTCATCAACGATCAAGCGAATGTGGTTTGTGCTACCATTGCATTTGGCATGGGGATCGACAAAAGTAATGTCCGCTGGGTAATTCATTACAATATGCCCAAATGCATAGAAGGATATTACCAGGAAATAGGACGTGCCGGGCGGGACGGGCTAAAAAGCGAAACGTTGCTTTTTTACAATTATGCCGATGTAATTATGCTTCGTAAGTTTGCCGACGAGAGCGGACAAGCTGAAATCAACAAGGAAAAACTACAGCGTATGCAACGTTATTGCGAGAGCGATATTTGCCGGCGACGAGTGTTACTGAACTATTTTAACGAAGAGAGTGAGCATGACTGTGGCAACTGCGACGTATGCCTTCATCCTCCCACTCGTTTCGACGGAACCATTTTAGTACAAAAAGCATTAAGTGCCATCGTGCGGACCAACCAACAGGTAGGCATGCAAATGTTAATCGATATTTTACGGGGGTCGTATCGAAACGATTTGCTGTCGAAGGGGTACAACCTTTTGAAAACCTATGGAGTAGGAAAAGATTTATCTTATCGGGAATGGCTGGAATATTTGTATCAAATGTTGCAGCTAGGATATATCGAGATCGATTATACGTCGTTTAATGTATTAAAAGTAACGTCGTTAGGAAATAAAGTTTTATACGGGAAACAAAAAGCCATGCTAGCGGTTATCCGTGAACAAATCGTAGAGGAAGAAACGATTGGCTCCCAACCTACGCGTAAACGGACTAAATCCAAAACTATTAAACCTCTGGTATCCGATTCATTGGAGGATACTTTGTTCGATTCCCTCCGCCAACTTCGTTCCCGGATCGCACAAAAAGAAAAGGTGCGGCCTTATCTTATTTTTAGTGACAAGACGCTGAATGAAATGGTACAAAAACGTCCGCTCACGCTAAGCGAATTTAGTGAAGTCAGTGGCGTGGGCGAGATCAAATTGGAAAAATATGGAAAAGTTTTCACTGAACTTATCCGCTTTGTATTGAAACTACCCAACTCATAA
- a CDS encoding carbon-nitrogen hydrolase, giving the protein MTLKIGFVQQANSTDVQANIEKLKKNIKDCARQGAQLIVLQELHNSLYFCQTEDPELFYLAETIPGPSTETFGALAKELGVVLILSLFEKRAPGLYHNTAVVIEKDGTIAGKYRKMHIPDDPAYYEKFYFTPGDLGFEPISTSVGRLGVLVCWDQWYPEAARLMAMRGADILIYPTAIGWESTDPEDEKQRQLEAWIISQRAHAVANGLHVIAVNRTGHEGDPSLQTNGIQFWGNSFVAGPQGELLTKLPAGEEGNRVIEIDTARTETVRRMWPFFRDRRIDAFEGLTQRFLE; this is encoded by the coding sequence ATGACATTAAAAATAGGATTCGTTCAACAAGCCAATAGTACGGATGTACAAGCCAATATAGAAAAACTGAAGAAGAATATTAAGGACTGTGCCCGCCAAGGAGCACAATTGATAGTATTACAAGAACTACATAATAGTTTATATTTTTGCCAAACGGAAGATCCGGAGCTGTTTTATCTGGCAGAAACAATTCCCGGTCCTTCGACAGAGACTTTCGGGGCTTTGGCAAAAGAACTGGGAGTCGTTTTGATACTATCCTTATTTGAAAAGCGTGCACCGGGCTTGTATCACAATACAGCCGTAGTTATTGAAAAAGACGGAACTATTGCAGGTAAATATCGCAAAATGCACATTCCCGACGATCCGGCTTATTATGAAAAGTTTTATTTTACTCCCGGAGATTTGGGATTCGAGCCTATTTCTACTTCTGTAGGCCGGCTGGGAGTATTGGTCTGCTGGGACCAATGGTATCCCGAAGCTGCCCGGTTGATGGCAATGCGGGGAGCTGATATTCTGATTTATCCTACGGCTATCGGATGGGAAAGTACGGACCCGGAAGATGAAAAGCAACGCCAACTGGAAGCATGGATCATTTCCCAACGTGCCCATGCCGTAGCCAATGGCCTGCATGTAATTGCAGTGAACCGGACTGGTCATGAGGGAGATCCTTCTTTACAAACGAATGGAATCCAATTCTGGGGGAATAGTTTTGTAGCAGGTCCCCAAGGTGAACTGCTTACGAAATTACCTGCCGGGGAAGAAGGAAACCGGGTAATTGAAATAGATACGGCCCGTACCGAAACAGTCCGCCGGATGTGGCCTTTCTTCCGCGACCGCCGGATTGATGCTTTTGAAGGGTTGACACAGCGTTTTTTAGAATAA